The Pelagibacterium halotolerans B2 nucleotide sequence GCGTCTTCGATCTGATGGGTTCGCGGCAGGTAGAGTTTGACGGTCGTGCCCTCGCCGGGCTCGCTGTAGATCTTGATGTGTCCACCCGACTGCTTGATGAACCCATAGACCATCGAGAGCCCGAGCCCTGAACCGTGCCCGTCGGCCTTTGTGGTGAAGAACGGTTCGAACACTTTTTCGAGGACCTCGGGCGCAATCCCGGTGCCCGTGTCGGTGACGGCGATCACCACATACTGGCCCGCCGCGACCTCCTCATGCTCCATCGCATAAGCATCATCGAGAAACGCGTTGCCGACCTCGATGGTCAGCTTGCCGACCCCGTCCATGGCGTCCCGCGCATTGATCGCCAGGTTGAGCAGCGCGTTCTCGATCTGGTTGGGATCCACCATCGTGTTCCACAACCCGCCCGAAGCCATGGTTTCGACCTCGATCTCCTCGCCCAGCACCCGGCGCAGCATGTCGCCCATTCCATTGACCAGACGCCCGACATTGAGCGCCTTTGGCTCGAGCGGCTGGCGCCGTCCGAAAGCGAGCAATTGCCCGGCCAGTTTTGCACCGCGCTCGACCCCGGCCATGGCGTTTTCCAGCCTTTGGCGGGCGCGCTCATTTTCAGCGACATCGCCGTAAAGGAGCTGGATATTGCCGGAAATCACCTGCAGCAGATTGTTGAAATCATGGGCCACCCCGCCGGTCAGCTTGCCCAGCGCCTCCATCTTCTGCGATTGCTGCAGGGCCAGTTCGACCTGCCGGCGCTGTTCGATGGCCTGGGTAACCCGTGCTTCGAGACTCTCATTGAGCTCCCTGAGCTTTTCGGACGCCACGATCTCCTCGGTCACATCGTGCCCCTGCACGAAAATGCCGGCTGTCGAACCGTCATCGGCAACGATGGGCTGGTAGATGAAATCAAGATACAGGTCCACCGGCTCGTCCCCGTCGCCGGGTGTCAGCGCCACCCGCTCCTGGCGCCCCAGATAAAGCTCGCCAGTGCGGTAAACGCGGTCGAGACGATCGACAAACCCCTGTCCCACCACCTCGGGCAGCACTTCGGCCACCGGCTTGCCGACAACGTCGCGCCCGCCGATCAATTGCTCATAGGCGGCATTGGCCATGGTGAAGACGTGCTCTGGCCCCCACAATACCGCCATGAACCCCGGCGCCTGTTCAAACAGCAGGTTCAGGCGTCGGACTTCGGCCCCCAACTGGTCGTTGAGAGCCTGCACCTCCTGGGCGCGTTTGAAGACCGCGGCCTCGACGGCCTCCCCTTGCCCCGAAGATCGGGTCCGGGCCGTTGATCGCAGGACGTGCAGTTCGGTGACGTCGGTGGTGTGCTGCAGCACATAGCTCGTTTCGCCGGTCTCTCCCACCAGCGGGACATGGGTCGCCGACCAGTACAACTGCTCGACATTGCCATCGCGCTCGATGTCGTATTGGATGAGCGGCAAATGGTCGACCATGCCGCCCGCCAGCGCGCGCTCGAGCGATGACAGCAATTGCTGATGGCTGGACGACCCCGGCTCGCTGGGGAATGCGTCGAACATGGACCTGCCAACAATCCCATCCAGGGTTCGTCCGGTGACCTGCAGATAGGCCGAATTGGCCGAAACGATGACCAGATCACGGTCGAGCAGAACGTAGGGATTGGGCGATTTTTCAAAAAGCGCCTGGAAATCGATCGGCGGGGTCAACTTGGCGAATTCCTCAAGGTTCGCATAGTGTTAGCGCGCATTTCGCCGGCGATCAATGCGCCGGGATCAGAACCGGCCATCGAAATACACGGCAACCCCGCGCGCCAGCGCTGCTGCCACGCGGTCGAGCCATGCGTCGGTGGTCAGGTTCTGTGTGTCGTCCGAATTGGAAAGAAAGCCCAATTCGATAAGCACCGATGGAATGTCGGGCGAATTGAGGACGAAGAAATCGGCCTGCCGCAGCGGGAAACGCCGCAACTGGACAGACGGTTCGAGCTGTTCGATCAGCGCCTGCCCCGCCAGGTAGGACTGTCGCCGCGTCTCCCGCGCCAGGAAATCCACGAGCACGTCGATGGCGCCTTCGTCCTCGGGCGGCGAAAGTCCGGCGATAAGGTCGACCCGGTTTTCATTCTCGGCCAGAACACGGTCGAGATCGGACGTTGCAAGATCGCCGCGCGTATAGATCGAAGCCCCGCGCACATCTTCCTGGTCGAATGAATCGGCATGCAGCGAGATGAACAGATCCGCCTGATTCAGCCGCGCCAGCGCAACCCGCTCGGAGAGCGTGAGGAAGGTATCGGTGTCGCGGGTCAGCGCAACGTCGAACCGGCCGGTTTCAACGAGCAGATTTTGCAGCTTGAGCGCGAACGCCAGAACGATGTTCTTTTCCTCGAGCCCGTTCGTCGCCCTGGCGCCGCCATCGACGCCGCCATGGCCCGGATCGATGATGACAAGCGGTCGCACGCTGTCGGCGGCCGTGGCGGTTTCCCCTGGCGCGGTCTGCGCACCGTCGAGTTCGGCCGGCTCGGCAGCCTGCTCGGCCTGTTCCACCGTTGGTTCGGCTCCTCTTGCATCGGCGGCAAAGTTCTCGGCCGTGTCAGGAACCAGATCGATCACCAGTCGCGCCGGCTGATCCTCGAAGGCATCGAGGATATAGGATTGCTGCACCTGCGCCGGTCCCGCGAGCGAAAGGGTAACCCGGACCCGATCCTCGCCCGGCGCGTCGATGCCATAGGCCGTCACAAGCCCATCGCCGGCAGGCTGATTGTCCTGATCGTCCCCGGCCTGGCCACGCAATTCCACAACCACGCGCATGGGATCGTTGGCGGTATAGACGGCAAATTCGGTTGGCGTCGTCAGGTCGAGCACCAGCCGAGCGCGGTCCTGAGTGGCCGTGACCCGCGAATCGAGCAGCGCGGGCGCTGTCGGTTCGGCGGCCGCCTCGCTGGCCGCTGTGTCGTCGGGCGGGCCGTCCTGCGCCAGCCCGTTGGCTCCGCTGAAAATGGCACTGGCCAGAACAAGAAAAATCAGCTTTGCACGCACAGCCGCAACGATCATCGAAAACTCCAGGTCAGGCGCACCTTATGCGATTCTTGGGCGGAAATAGGCAAGCCCTGGCTTGAACTTCACCCGGAACAACGCCACATCATCCCAATCGAGCCCCAAGGCTATTGGCTATTGCCAATTTCCGGGAACACTCGTAATGACTGTAATGCGGTGCTCCATGGAGTCTGCGCCCAGGCCCGATTTCGCCTTCAGCTAGCCTGCTGGCCTCGTTATACCGGACATGTGACGCGCGACTTGGCACCGAACTGAGAATATCGGACTCACCGGTTTTGAGGTGATCCGACTGGCACGGTCGATCTGACCCTGCCCTTAAGGACGAGGTCGAATGGGTTCAACTCTGGCAATCGGCACGATCGATGTTCCGGCGCGCCGCAGCCCGCTGTCCCATTCCTTGGCCCCTACCCTTCCCAACGGCGCTTCTGGCGTCTCCACGATACTGTCATACGCCTCGCATGGCGCTGGCCGCCCGTCACAAGAACGGTCCGGGCCCGGCGCGCGAGCGCGCGGAGTTCTAATTTATGGCCACAAAAAGAATGTTGGTGGATGCCACCCACCCGGAAGAAACACGGATTGTCGTTACCACAGGTAACAGACTCGAGGAGTTCGACTTTGAATCCGCCGAACGGCGGCAGTTAAGGGGCAATATCTATCTCGCCAAGGTGACGCGGGTCGAGCCTTCCCTTCAGGCTGCCTTCGTCGAATATGGCGGCAATCGTCACGGCTTCCTCGCCTTTTCCGAAATCCACCCCGACTACTACCAGATTCCGGTCGCCGACCGCGAAGCTCTCATGCGCGACGAAGAAGAAGCCCATGAGGAAGAGGCCGATCTCGCCGACGATGACGAGACCGACGCCACCGAAAGTGACGACGACGCCGCCGAGGACAATGGCGACGATCTCGATACGCCGC carries:
- a CDS encoding response regulator gives rise to the protein MTPPIDFQALFEKSPNPYVLLDRDLVIVSANSAYLQVTGRTLDGIVGRSMFDAFPSEPGSSSHQQLLSSLERALAGGMVDHLPLIQYDIERDGNVEQLYWSATHVPLVGETGETSYVLQHTTDVTELHVLRSTARTRSSGQGEAVEAAVFKRAQEVQALNDQLGAEVRRLNLLFEQAPGFMAVLWGPEHVFTMANAAYEQLIGGRDVVGKPVAEVLPEVVGQGFVDRLDRVYRTGELYLGRQERVALTPGDGDEPVDLYLDFIYQPIVADDGSTAGIFVQGHDVTEEIVASEKLRELNESLEARVTQAIEQRRQVELALQQSQKMEALGKLTGGVAHDFNNLLQVISGNIQLLYGDVAENERARQRLENAMAGVERGAKLAGQLLAFGRRQPLEPKALNVGRLVNGMGDMLRRVLGEEIEVETMASGGLWNTMVDPNQIENALLNLAINARDAMDGVGKLTIEVGNAFLDDAYAMEHEEVAAGQYVVIAVTDTGTGIAPEVLEKVFEPFFTTKADGHGSGLGLSMVYGFIKQSGGHIKIYSEPGEGTTVKLYLPRTHQIEDAMRPADMGPISGGSETILVVEDDEAVRATVVEMLSDLGYRVLKASDAQSALAIVESGAAIDMLFTDVVMPGPLKSPELARKAQRAIPDLAVLFTSGYTENAIVHGGRLDTGVELLSKPYTRNALARRVRQVLADRAGVDRPALEGGGTAVETVLLVEDDPLIRMATADMIRELGLSVLECSSAETALELLASETIDVLVADIGLSGMSGQELAWSVHRDYPDIRIVLATGHSVAPGEIAPDAKVLSKPFDEQRMAEALGRPRNA
- a CDS encoding N-acetylmuramoyl-L-alanine amidase, which translates into the protein MIVAAVRAKLIFLVLASAIFSGANGLAQDGPPDDTAASEAAAEPTAPALLDSRVTATQDRARLVLDLTTPTEFAVYTANDPMRVVVELRGQAGDDQDNQPAGDGLVTAYGIDAPGEDRVRVTLSLAGPAQVQQSYILDAFEDQPARLVIDLVPDTAENFAADARGAEPTVEQAEQAAEPAELDGAQTAPGETATAADSVRPLVIIDPGHGGVDGGARATNGLEEKNIVLAFALKLQNLLVETGRFDVALTRDTDTFLTLSERVALARLNQADLFISLHADSFDQEDVRGASIYTRGDLATSDLDRVLAENENRVDLIAGLSPPEDEGAIDVLVDFLARETRRQSYLAGQALIEQLEPSVQLRRFPLRQADFFVLNSPDIPSVLIELGFLSNSDDTQNLTTDAWLDRVAAALARGVAVYFDGRF